The nucleotide sequence CCACGACGATGCTCACCGACTACGCCCTGGCCACGCTGGGGGCGATCCTGGCCGGCTGGCTGGGGGGGCGGGCCCGGCCCCTCCCCGCCCGACTCTGGGCGGCGGCTTTTGTGGCCATCGCCCTGGCCGCGGCCGTGGGCGGCACCCTGCACGGCTTTGGGCCGGCCCTGGCGCTGTCCACCCGGGCGGGTCTCTGGAACCTCGTCTACGGCGCCATCGGCCTCGGCAATTTCTTCATGCTCGCGGGCATCCTGTTCACGGTCGTGCCGCGGCGGGGCTGGCCTTTTGTCCTGGCCCTGCTTGCCCTCCGCCTCCTGGTCTATGTCGTCTTCACCATGGCCGCCGATTTCCGCTACGTCATGTACGATCTCGTCCTGACCCTGAGCGTCCTGCTCGGCGCCGCCCTCTACGGCCTGGCCCGCGGGGAGTCGAGCGCGCCCTTCGTCCTCTCCGGGGCTTTCCTCTCTCTGCTGGGGGCGTTCATCCAGACCCAGGGGGTCGACCTGCATCCCCGCTTCAACCACAACGATCTCTTCCACGTCCTGGAGATGGGAGCCCTTTACCTTTTCGCCCGCGCCGGGCTCCGCTTCCCCCGGCGCGACTAGAAATGGATTTGCTTCTAATACCATACCCTGGTATGGTATTAACATGCAGCACGCCCACCACACCGGCCAGCTCCCCCGCTTGCGGAAGATCGAGGGCCAGGTGAAGGGGCTCGCCCGCATGGTGGAGGAGAAGCGGTATTGCGTGGAGCTCCTGACCCAGCTCCGGGCTGTGCGGGCGGCGCTCAAGCGGGTGGAGGAGGGGGTGCTGCGCGAGCACGTGGAGCACTGCGTAGCCTTGGCCATGCGGAGCGGGAACGAGGCCGAGCAGCGGACGAGAGTGGAGGAGCTGCTCGAGGTCCTGGGCCGCTACTCGGACTAAGGGGCTGCGACCATGAATCCCTCTCCTCCGGGAACCGA is from Vicinamibacteria bacterium and encodes:
- a CDS encoding metal-sensitive transcriptional regulator, which encodes MQHAHHTGQLPRLRKIEGQVKGLARMVEEKRYCVELLTQLRAVRAALKRVEEGVLREHVEHCVALAMRSGNEAEQRTRVEELLEVLGRYSD